Proteins co-encoded in one Effusibacillus pohliae DSM 22757 genomic window:
- a CDS encoding thermonuclease family protein: MKKLYIAIVSIALLAGCTAPKDNAAPANQTKVATETKQPAAQQPTASVNIKGRWATVTHVADGDTVEVEGGEKVRLIGVNTPESVKPGVEPMPMGKEASDFTKSQLQGKKVFVETDVQPKDKYGRTLAYLYLQEPKTQEDVEKYMYNAILLKEGYAQLMTIPPNVKYVDLFTKLQMQAREAKKGIWSLGIYKDEVKNTNDVFLDGKTPKK; the protein is encoded by the coding sequence ATGAAAAAACTATACATAGCAATCGTTTCGATTGCTTTGCTGGCTGGATGTACCGCTCCGAAGGACAACGCAGCCCCGGCAAATCAAACAAAGGTAGCGACTGAAACGAAGCAACCGGCAGCACAGCAACCGACAGCTTCGGTCAATATCAAAGGCCGCTGGGCGACCGTAACGCACGTAGCTGACGGCGACACAGTAGAAGTTGAGGGCGGCGAAAAAGTCCGGCTGATCGGCGTCAACACTCCGGAATCCGTGAAACCCGGCGTGGAACCGATGCCGATGGGAAAGGAAGCCAGCGATTTCACGAAGTCCCAACTGCAAGGGAAGAAAGTCTTTGTCGAAACGGATGTACAGCCCAAAGACAAATACGGACGGACGCTGGCCTACCTTTACCTGCAGGAGCCGAAAACGCAGGAGGATGTTGAAAAATATATGTACAACGCGATCCTGTTGAAAGAAGGATATGCCCAGCTCATGACGATTCCCCCGAATGTGAAGTACGTCGATTTGTTCACGAAACTGCAAATGCAGGCACGTGAGGCCAAGAAAGGAATCTGGTCGCTGGGGATCTACAAGGACGAGGTGAAGAATACGAACGACGTATTTCTTGATGGCAAAACCCCGAAAAAATAA